The proteins below are encoded in one region of bacterium:
- a CDS encoding radical SAM protein, producing the protein MNLFTAQILYRLFRATGRPKVLPFNYTISLTTRCNYRCATCRIWDEPVPELAVEDYTKIFKSLGQSPYWVTFSG; encoded by the coding sequence ATGAACTTGTTCACGGCCCAGATACTTTACCGGCTTTTCCGGGCCACCGGCCGGCCAAAGGTATTACCCTTCAATTATACAATCAGCCTGACCACCCGCTGCAATTACCGCTGCGCAACCTGCCGCATCTGGGATGAGCCGGTCCCGGAACTTGCCGTTGAAGATTATACGAAGATATTCAAATCACTGGGCCAATCTCCCTATTGGGTGACGTTTTCCGG